The window TAAGACATAAAATAAATCTTTTCCATAACGATCAGTACCTAGCCAATTCTCTTTAGAAGGACTATAAGGCGGAATCTCCAACTTTTTTAATGCATCAGAATATCGAAATGGGTTTATTTCAGGTTCAGAAAGGACTAACGGAATGACAATACTTGCAGAAACGATGAACAGCAGTAAGATGAGACCTGAAAAAAAAAGAGGAATTTTACTCAGCATGCATATACCTCCTCTTGATTATCGCTTTTTGTACACTTTTAACTACACCAAATAATGGGATGACAATGAGCAGTAAAAGCATAGCCTTCGTTTCATAAGGCTGTTCACTTAAAAGAATTCTAATAACACCGTTCATTTTAAATAGATATTCTAATACGACCATCTGGCTGAATAAGAGAAGCATAACGGTAGGAAGGTGTACACTCAGTTCAGAGATGGTGTTGGTTAAAAGATGCTTAGAAATAATAGCAGATTTACTAATTCCCTTTGAGCGAGCAAAGGTAATATAACTCTTGTCCATCTCTGTTTCTAAGAGTAAAAGATGAATTCTATACATATAGATACCAGGTACAATACTGAGTGTTACAAGAGGGATCAAAAGAGCAGGTTCTTTGCTGGATGTAAAAGGATTTGCGGCAAGCCACCCAGTTTGTTTATAAATCCAAACAACGAATAACTGTATGCAAAAAACAAAGAATAAATCTGGCATTGATTCTAGAAAGCTGCAGCACTTTAGAAGTACTTTCTTAAAGAAAGAAGGAAGAAGTTCCGTCATCCATCCAAGTACTATAGCTATAATGATAGCGATAGTAAAACTAGCTATGATGAGTCCTGCAGTATAGATGACAATACCCCAAACCTCTGGAAATAAAGGTCTTTCAACAATCTGATCCAGAAACTCTACTGAGCGGTTTTCGGGCATTTTAGGAAAGGCGAGTGTTTGTGTTTGTGTGTAAAGAGTTAACGAATGTGGTTTGGTTAGTTGGACAATTGTTTCAATAACAGTCTGTCCGTAACGAAACAGACTGAATTTCAAATTGTCCTCACCAGCAAATAAAGACGGAGTTGCAGAAAGTAAAACAACTCCTATTGACAGCAATAAATAAGGCTGAACAAAACTTGATATCTTTCTCATAAATCGTCGTCCCTTCACGTTAAGTCTGCCGTGAAAATATATTCGTCCAAAACAGGCTGCTGCATAAATTGAGCGACATCTGTTCGAAGTGATTCCAGTCTTTCTCGCTTACCAGTGTAAAAGACGTAATACCCTTTTCTTTGGGTCTCGGCTAAACCGCATAAGAGCAACTGCTTTAAATGATTTGATACCGTAGCTTCAGTCAGATTGTATTTATAGGCGAGTTGTTTCGTGCTGTAAGGATGATGAAGTAAGTCCTGCAGTATTTTTAGTCTTGTTGGCTCACTGAGTACCTTTAATAGGGTAATTAAATCTTCAGGTGGTTCATGGTTTTTTTCTGAGTCCGGAACAGCAACATGGAGGGCGATGCTAACACGGTCTTGGTTGCAGCAAAGCATAACGTGTGGTGTAGCAAATGTAGATGGCTGAATTACGAGTCTAGGAAACTCCTCAAATGAAAAAGTGTAAATATCATTTTTCTTAATTTTGATCGATTCAGTAGTTACCGAAACATCAGGATGTATACTGTTTAAACTTTCAATTTTAGAGTCACTCAGTTCTTTCTTAAAATTGTCTGAAGCTCTTGCAATCCAAGGCGTGATTCTGAAAAGCTCTTCTGCAAACAAGTAACGGTTGTATTCATAAAAGAAGTCGGAAAATTTCCTTTTCCAAGGAGCGGCATGTAAAAGAAGGTCTCGTTCAATCGAGTGAAGAGGCGATGATGCAGGACTGTTTTTCCACTTTAGCAAAGACTCGCTTCCATATTTCTCACCTAACATGAGATATGA is drawn from Bacillus sp. E(2018) and contains these coding sequences:
- a CDS encoding metalloregulator ArsR/SmtB family transcription factor, coding for MAFVSVEFSPFNEMIMSLHVIQNPSHHPYRLAWAEKAKNKLPQDLLLLIKEWGPLSYDWMYFINIRNELQFNESTIEEAIERIALIPDLTFSYLMLGEKYGSESLLKWKNSPASSPLHSIERDLLLHAAPWKRKFSDFFYEYNRYLFAEELFRITPWIARASDNFKKELSDSKIESLNSIHPDVSVTTESIKIKKNDIYTFSFEEFPRLVIQPSTFATPHVMLCCNQDRVSIALHVAVPDSEKNHEPPEDLITLLKVLSEPTRLKILQDLLHHPYSTKQLAYKYNLTEATVSNHLKQLLLCGLAETQRKGYYVFYTGKRERLESLRTDVAQFMQQPVLDEYIFTADLT
- a CDS encoding ABC transporter permease subunit; the encoded protein is MRKISSFVQPYLLLSIGVVLLSATPSLFAGEDNLKFSLFRYGQTVIETIVQLTKPHSLTLYTQTQTLAFPKMPENRSVEFLDQIVERPLFPEVWGIVIYTAGLIIASFTIAIIIAIVLGWMTELLPSFFKKVLLKCCSFLESMPDLFFVFCIQLFVVWIYKQTGWLAANPFTSSKEPALLIPLVTLSIVPGIYMYRIHLLLLETEMDKSYITFARSKGISKSAIISKHLLTNTISELSVHLPTVMLLLFSQMVVLEYLFKMNGVIRILLSEQPYETKAMLLLLIVIPLFGVVKSVQKAIIKRRYMHAE